One genomic segment of Sphingorhabdus sp. M41 includes these proteins:
- a CDS encoding dihydrofolate reductase produces the protein MNHPEIIFFLAIADNGVIGDGDTIPWHLPEDQRRFKQMTMGKPMIMGRKTFDSLPGMLPGRRHIVLTRDENWEGDGAEVASSIAEALKMANAPHIAVIGGAEIYKAFLDKADRIELTEVHSEPAGDIKMPAFDAAIWEETAREDREAKNGKPGYSFVTLKRRLP, from the coding sequence ATGAACCATCCTGAAATTATATTCTTCCTGGCAATCGCCGACAATGGCGTGATCGGCGATGGCGACACCATACCATGGCACCTGCCGGAAGATCAGCGACGATTCAAGCAGATGACCATGGGCAAGCCGATGATCATGGGCCGCAAGACTTTTGACAGCCTGCCCGGCATGCTGCCCGGACGGCGCCACATCGTGCTCACCCGCGACGAGAATTGGGAAGGCGACGGAGCGGAGGTTGCCAGCAGTATTGCAGAAGCGCTGAAAATGGCCAATGCCCCCCATATTGCGGTGATTGGCGGTGCGGAAATCTACAAGGCCTTTCTCGACAAGGCCGACCGAATCGAACTGACCGAGGTGCATAGCGAACCGGCAGGTGACATTAAAATGCCCGCGTTTGACGCCGCCATCTGGGAAGAGACAGCGCGCGAGGATCGTGAAGCGAAAAATGGCAAGCCTGGCTACAGCTTCGTCACTCTGAAACGCAGACTGCCGTGA
- a CDS encoding 5-(carboxyamino)imidazole ribonucleotide synthase, whose amino-acid sequence MNPLPPGSTIGILGGGQLGRMLSVAAAQLGYRCHIYAPDTDSVAAEVSAEFTCAEDDDIASLTRFAESCDVVSFEFENVPVDPLHQIEACAPLHPPIAALDIAQNRVAEKNFACDHGGTTAPFAEVTDRNGLDKAIAEIGAPAILKTIRMGYDGKGQSRIRPGDDLDQHWEAVAHQPCVAEGFVTFDHEFSVILVRGQDGEIRFWDTPHNVHVDGILSVSTAPAPMEILEQQDDARALAAKMAEAMNYVGVLTCEFFATKSGPVFNEMAPRVHNSGHWTIEGAVTSQFENHIRAICGLPLGDTGLAAKKVEMHNLIGAQAGSWQELLSDDANHLHLYGKGESRPGRKMGHVTKLYF is encoded by the coding sequence ATGAACCCACTCCCTCCCGGATCAACCATTGGTATATTGGGCGGCGGCCAGCTCGGCCGGATGCTGAGCGTGGCGGCAGCGCAGCTGGGGTATCGCTGTCATATCTATGCTCCGGACACGGATAGCGTGGCGGCCGAAGTTTCGGCGGAATTCACCTGCGCGGAGGATGATGATATCGCCTCGCTGACCCGCTTCGCCGAGAGCTGCGACGTGGTCAGCTTCGAATTTGAGAATGTGCCGGTCGATCCGCTGCATCAGATCGAAGCCTGCGCGCCGCTGCACCCGCCGATAGCAGCGCTCGACATTGCGCAAAACCGGGTCGCCGAGAAGAATTTCGCTTGCGATCATGGCGGCACTACCGCCCCTTTTGCCGAAGTGACCGACCGGAACGGTCTGGACAAGGCGATTGCCGAGATCGGCGCACCGGCGATCCTCAAGACCATCCGCATGGGCTATGACGGCAAGGGCCAGTCGCGAATTCGTCCGGGCGACGATCTTGACCAGCATTGGGAAGCGGTGGCGCATCAACCTTGCGTTGCCGAGGGCTTTGTCACCTTCGATCATGAATTTTCGGTGATATTGGTGCGCGGCCAGGATGGCGAAATCCGTTTCTGGGACACGCCGCATAATGTCCATGTCGACGGGATCTTGTCGGTCTCGACCGCGCCCGCTCCGATGGAAATATTGGAGCAGCAGGACGACGCCCGCGCACTCGCCGCCAAAATGGCGGAAGCGATGAATTATGTCGGTGTGCTGACCTGCGAATTTTTTGCCACAAAGAGCGGACCGGTGTTCAACGAGATGGCGCCTCGCGTGCACAATAGCGGCCACTGGACAATCGAAGGTGCGGTCACCAGCCAGTTTGAAAATCATATCAGGGCGATTTGCGGATTGCCGCTGGGTGACACGGGTCTCGCCGCAAAAAAGGTCGAAATGCACAATCTGATCGGGGCGCAGGCGGGCAGCTGGCAGGAGCTGTTGAGCGATGATGCCAACCACCTCCATCTCTATGGCAAGGGCGAGAGCCGGCCCGGTCGTAAAATGGGCCATGTCACCAAATTATATTTCTAA
- the purE gene encoding 5-(carboxyamino)imidazole ribonucleotide mutase — protein MVEAPPPVGIIMGSQSDWATMKLASDILDQLQVPHEQKIVSAHRTPGRLYDYATSAAERGLQVIIAGAGGAAHLPGMVASMTRLPVLGVPIQSKALSGMDSLLSIAQMPAGIPVGTLAIGDAGAKNAALLAAAILANNDPALAERLDAWRAAQTEAVADKPE, from the coding sequence ATGGTCGAAGCACCTCCTCCGGTTGGAATAATCATGGGCAGCCAGTCCGACTGGGCCACGATGAAGCTTGCAAGCGACATTCTGGATCAGTTGCAAGTGCCCCACGAGCAAAAAATCGTGTCGGCACACCGCACCCCGGGCCGGCTCTATGACTATGCGACATCAGCTGCCGAACGCGGATTGCAGGTAATCATTGCCGGCGCCGGCGGCGCTGCCCATCTGCCCGGCATGGTCGCCTCGATGACCCGCCTGCCCGTGCTTGGCGTGCCGATCCAGTCCAAGGCGTTGAGCGGCATGGACAGCTTGCTGTCGATCGCACAAATGCCCGCGGGCATCCCCGTCGGGACTTTGGCGATTGGCGATGCGGGTGCAAAAAATGCGGCGCTGCTAGCAGCAGCGATTCTGGCCAATAATGATCCTGCGCTGGCCGAACGGCTTGACGCCTGGCGCGCGGCGCAGACCGAAGCCGTCGCCGACAAGCCCGAGTAA
- a CDS encoding GGDEF domain-containing protein encodes MANKIEQHRASHVKHCANCSILEQEIVALREGLAEMKQHAYNDVLTGLSNRRFFVESLEERVARCRRYGDNCAVLFLDVDKLKTINDEHGHAAGDALLVRLAEMLKTYTRTTDVVARIGGDEFGLLLDHLNADQVVDKIHFLIEQFGLEKLVHEGKILPLAASIGYCFVGPQDTTEGLMSRADASMYRAKGKSE; translated from the coding sequence ATGGCAAATAAAATAGAACAGCATCGGGCAAGCCATGTTAAACATTGCGCCAACTGCTCTATATTGGAGCAGGAAATAGTTGCCCTGAGAGAGGGTCTCGCTGAAATGAAGCAGCACGCCTATAATGATGTGCTTACCGGACTTTCAAACCGTCGTTTTTTTGTTGAAAGTCTTGAAGAACGGGTTGCGCGGTGTCGGCGATATGGTGACAATTGCGCCGTGTTGTTTCTCGACGTCGACAAGCTGAAGACCATCAATGACGAGCATGGCCATGCTGCCGGAGATGCGCTGCTGGTCCGTTTGGCCGAAATGTTGAAAACCTATACCCGAACGACGGACGTGGTCGCACGAATTGGTGGTGATGAATTTGGTCTTTTGCTCGACCATTTAAATGCCGATCAGGTCGTCGACAAAATCCACTTTCTCATCGAACAGTTTGGCTTGGAAAAGCTTGTTCATGAAGGCAAGATCCTGCCCCTTGCTGCTTCGATCGGCTATTGCTTTGTCGGGCCACAGGACACAACGGAAGGTCTGATGTCGCGCGCCGATGCATCCATGTACCGCGCGAAAGGCAAGTCCGAATAG
- the gpmA gene encoding 2,3-diphosphoglycerate-dependent phosphoglycerate mutase produces the protein MPQLILLRHGQSQWNLENRFTGWWDVDVTEKGIEEAKAAGQLMKERGIDPNVCFTSVQTRAIKTLNLALEEMGRLWLPVEKNYRLNERHYGGLTGLNKQETRDKHGDEQVHIWRRSFDTPPPPMASDSPYQMSNDPRYKGIEVPSTESLKDTIARVLPYWKSRIAPELQNGKKVLISAHGNSLRALVKHLSKIPDDEITGLEIPTGQPIVYELDDDLNEIERYYLSER, from the coding sequence ATGCCCCAACTCATCCTGCTTCGCCATGGCCAGTCGCAATGGAATCTCGAAAACCGTTTCACCGGCTGGTGGGATGTCGACGTCACGGAAAAGGGCATTGAAGAAGCCAAGGCTGCCGGGCAGCTGATGAAGGAACGGGGCATTGATCCGAATGTCTGCTTTACCAGCGTCCAGACCCGGGCGATCAAGACGCTCAATCTCGCGCTGGAGGAAATGGGCCGTCTATGGCTGCCGGTGGAGAAAAATTACCGGCTCAACGAACGCCATTATGGCGGGCTGACCGGTCTCAACAAGCAGGAAACCCGCGACAAGCATGGCGACGAGCAGGTCCATATCTGGCGGCGCAGTTTCGATACGCCACCGCCGCCTATGGCTTCGGACAGCCCCTATCAAATGTCCAATGATCCACGCTACAAGGGCATTGAAGTGCCATCCACGGAAAGCCTGAAAGACACGATCGCGCGAGTGCTGCCTTACTGGAAAAGCCGGATCGCACCGGAATTGCAAAATGGGAAAAAGGTTCTGATTTCAGCGCATGGCAACAGCCTGCGCGCGCTGGTCAAGCATCTCTCAAAAATTCCGGATGACGAGATTACCGGCCTGGAAATCCCGACCGGCCAGCCGATTGTCTATGAGCTGGACGACGATCTGAACGAGATTGAACGCTATTATCTTTCGGAACGATAG